The nucleotide window CCTCTAAAATCACTGAAAGCATACTCTGGCTCGGGCTCCCTTTGGGCCTGCAGTTCCGGTTGTGATGCCTCTTCCGCTGCAGCTGTTTTCTTCGCTTCAGCCCTGAACGGTGCATACAATTCTTCTTCATAGGAATCTTCTTCTTGATGATTCAAGGTTTCATTCTGCTGAACGAAGGAATACGCCGGAGGATCCGGGAAATCCTGTTCAACTGCTTCTCCTGAATAATCATTGTCTGTCTCTGCGTCTGTTCCCGCCAACTCTGCTGTAGCTTCTTCCCGGTAACTGATTTCCAGTTCCTGGGCTTCTTCGTTAACACCGTCCTGTTCTGCTTCATGCTGCTGATCCCCGTACAGACCGGTAATCGCCAGATCGGCATTCAGCTTCAGACGCTCCTTTTCCGGAAAAACATAGTCGAAAGCCTCTACCTGGATATCGATGTCATAGATGCTTTCAATCCGGTTTTTCGGAATGGTGATATCCACCGGAAACCGGTGAAGGAATTCATAAACTCCTTCATCCCTCTCCATGACAGAATGGACGTACTTTAGAGTCGATAGCTGATCCTCCCCATCTTCCTCATGCTGCTGTTCATAGCAAGTATATTCCCCTGTCAATTCCAGAGATCCGCGAATGGATACATATTGCTCATTTTCCTGGATCGTTATATTGGGATCGAGTGAAATCGAGACAAGCTCCGCGACTTCCTGTCCTCTTTGAAACCACACTGACTCCTCTAGTGAAAATCGCAGGCACGATTGATTCCCCTGAGACAAAGCGACTCCTCCTTTCATTCCTTAAACGTAAAATCACTATGTCATTAACACTTTATGAGTCTGTATTTGCTTTTATGATAATTTAGAACATAAAAATGAGATGTAGTGGCCGTAGCCACACTGCTATCTCGAAAGAATATGGTCCAATTTATAACGCAGAATGCTATATTCCTAAAAAGTAATGATATATTCCTTAAAACCGATAATTTATTCCTTAAAAAATAAATATATTCCTTAGAAACCGATTATATTCCTTAAAAATAAAATATATTCCTAACCCCTCAATTTTACTGCAAAATGAAAAAGACACCCTTCAATTGAAAGGTGTCTAATGAGCTTATTTATTCTGCAGCTTGGCAAATGCTTTTTCGGCTGCTTCGATTGTTTTTTGCAGGTCTTCGTCTGTGTGTGCTGTTGACAGGAACAGGCCTTCAAATTGTGATGGCGGCAGGAATACTCCTTCGTTTGCCATTTCACGGTAGTAGGCCGCGAAGAATTCCAGATTCGATGTCCTGGCAATTTCGTAGTTGATGACATTTTCGTTGGTGAAGAAAATGCCGATCATCGAGCCTGCGCGATTTATGGTATGCGGAATTCCGTATTTTTCTGCCGCTGCTTTTAGTCCTGTTTCAAGAATATCGGCTTTGCGCTCAAATTCCTTGTAAGATTCTGGAGTCAACTGCTTTAAAGTCTCGAGTCCGGCTGTCATGGCCAGCGGGTTACCAGATAGTGTACCCGCCTGGTAAATCGGTCCGCTCGGGGCGATTTGCTCCATGATTTCCCGCTTTCCGCCGTAAGCTCCTACTGGAAGCCCTCCGCCGATTACCTTTCCAAGGCAGGTCAGGTCAGGCGTTACATTGAAGTATCCCTGAGCACAGTTATAGCCTACACGGAAGCCTGTCATGACCTCATCAAAGATCAATACTGTTCCGTACTGGCTAGTAATTTCGCGCAAGCCTTCAAGGAAGCCTCCCACTGGCGGCACGACACCCATATTTCCCGCTACTGGTTCTACGATGACGCCGGCGATGTCATCTCCGTACTGTTCGAATGCGTAACGAACGCTCTCAAGATCGTTATAAGGCACTGTAATCGTGTTTTTAGCAACACCCTCAGGAACACCTGGGCTGTCAGGCAAACCAAGTGTAGCAACCCCTGAGCCAGCTTTGATGAGCAGCGAGTCGCCATGGCCGTGGTAGCATCCTTCAAATTTCAGGATTTTGTTACGGCCTGTATATCCACGTGCAAGGCGCAATGCACTCATCGTTGCCTCAGTTCCCGATGATACCATCCGGACCATTTCGATCGATGGCACACGGTCAATGACAAGCTGTGCAAGCTCATTCTCGACAACAGTTGGTGCACCGAAGCTTGTACCAAGCTCAGCTACCTTCTTGATTCCTTCCACGACCCTATCATTTGTGTGGCCAAGGATCAGTGGTCCCCATGATAATACATAGTCAATATATTCATTGCCGTCAATATCATAGATTTTTGAACCCTTGCCTTTTTCCATGAAAATTGGATCCATATCGACAGATTTAAACGCGCGGACCGGGCTGTTCACCCCGCCTGGCAAAAGTTCCTTTGCTTCTTTGAAAGCTTCAATCGATTTATTATATGAGCGCATAATATCCCTCATTTCTTTTGATTGTGCCTCTTTTTTACAGCATCAGCTAATCTGATGTCCTGCAGCAAGAAGCTTGATTACTGTTCTTTCAGCCAGCGCGCTGCATCCTTCGCATGGTAAGTGATGATCAGGTCAGAGCCGGCACGCTTCATTCCTGTCAGCATTTCCATGACGATGCTCTTCTCATCAATCCAGCCGTTTTGTGCTGCTGCTTTGACCATGGAATATTCCCCGCTGACATTATAGATGACAACTGGAAGGTTGAAGTTGTTTTTCACGTCACGGACGATATCAAGGTATGGCATGCCCGGCTTCACGATCAGGAAGTCAGCGCCTTCCACTACATCGGATTCAGCTTCGCGCATTGCTTCGATGCGATTTGCTGGATCCATCTGGTAGGATTTGCGGTCACCAAACTGCGGTGTGCTTTCTGCTGCTTCGCGGAATGGACCATAGAATGCAGAAGAATATTTTACTGCATAGGACATGATGGGCACATCCTGGAATCCTGCCTCATCAAGAGCAAAGCGAATCGCGGCAACGAATCCGTCCATCATGTTTGATGGTGCGATGATATCTGCTCCGGCCTTCGCCTGGCTGACAGCTGTCTTTCCAAGCAGCTCCAAAGATGGATCGTTCAAAACCTTGCCATCCTCGATGACGCCGCAGTGGCCATGGCTTGTGTATTCACAAAGGCATGTATCCGCAATGACAATCATCTCAGGAAAATCTTTTTTGATGACCCGGATTGCTTCCTGCAAAATACCGTGGTCATGATACGCCTGACAGCCTACTTCATCTTTTTCGTCAGGAACGCCGAAAAGCAGCACTGACTTAATGCCCAAAGAATCCACTTCAGTCATTTCTTCTTTTAAATTATCAAGAGATAATTGATAGACTCCCGGCATTGAAGATACTTCGTTTTTCACATTCTCTCCTTCAACGATGAAAAGCGGGTAGATCAGGTCTTCAGTTCGAAGATAGTTTTCACGTACTAGTGCGCGCATATTCGCTGACTGGCGAAGACGGCGATGGCGGCTGAATTCAAGGTGTTTCATCATTTACCCTCCAATTTGTATATACTCGGCAACGCTTTTCAGCATCTCTTCTACAGTGTATTTCTCAGGCATAGCATGGACCGTCAATCCCCATTGCTCTGCTTTCCTTTTAGACACAGGGCCGATGCAGGCAATGAGGCAACGTTCCAGCTTGCCTCTTAAATTATGTTCTTCTACGATTCCCATAAAATGATTAATGGTAGAAGGGCTTGTAAATGTAAGTATATCAAGTCTTTCATCACTTAGCATCTGAACGAGCTTGTCCCGGCTTTCTCCTGGAAGATAGGTTTCATAGATAATGAGTTCTTCGACAATGGCTCCCTTTTCTTTCAAGGACTTAGAGATATAGTCCCTGGCAAGGTTCCCTTTTGGGATGAGGATTTTGTCGCCAGCTTTCACATAAGGCAAAAACTCTTCCACGAATCCTTCTGCGACATACTCTTCAGGC belongs to Mesobacillus sp. AQ2 and includes:
- the spoVID gene encoding stage VI sporulation protein D — encoded protein: MSQGNQSCLRFSLEESVWFQRGQEVAELVSISLDPNITIQENEQYVSIRGSLELTGEYTCYEQQHEEDGEDQLSTLKYVHSVMERDEGVYEFLHRFPVDITIPKNRIESIYDIDIQVEAFDYVFPEKERLKLNADLAITGLYGDQQHEAEQDGVNEEAQELEISYREEATAELAGTDAETDNDYSGEAVEQDFPDPPAYSFVQQNETLNHQEEDSYEEELYAPFRAEAKKTAAAEEASQPELQAQREPEPEYAFSDFRGEQEPVAEVEVEQEEAEVEVELEAEEKAVPESMPAEVEESPESSSSPLLKKKKPNMKKGISIAEFLARKEEVSEVAKIRVCIVQQGDSLQSISERYDVPVQQLLRVNHLSIDHEVHEGQVLYVPGVAIHQS
- the hemL gene encoding glutamate-1-semialdehyde 2,1-aminomutase — translated: MRSYNKSIEAFKEAKELLPGGVNSPVRAFKSVDMDPIFMEKGKGSKIYDIDGNEYIDYVLSWGPLILGHTNDRVVEGIKKVAELGTSFGAPTVVENELAQLVIDRVPSIEMVRMVSSGTEATMSALRLARGYTGRNKILKFEGCYHGHGDSLLIKAGSGVATLGLPDSPGVPEGVAKNTITVPYNDLESVRYAFEQYGDDIAGVIVEPVAGNMGVVPPVGGFLEGLREITSQYGTVLIFDEVMTGFRVGYNCAQGYFNVTPDLTCLGKVIGGGLPVGAYGGKREIMEQIAPSGPIYQAGTLSGNPLAMTAGLETLKQLTPESYKEFERKADILETGLKAAAEKYGIPHTINRAGSMIGIFFTNENVINYEIARTSNLEFFAAYYREMANEGVFLPPSQFEGLFLSTAHTDEDLQKTIEAAEKAFAKLQNK
- the hemB gene encoding porphobilinogen synthase — protein: MKHLEFSRHRRLRQSANMRALVRENYLRTEDLIYPLFIVEGENVKNEVSSMPGVYQLSLDNLKEEMTEVDSLGIKSVLLFGVPDEKDEVGCQAYHDHGILQEAIRVIKKDFPEMIVIADTCLCEYTSHGHCGVIEDGKVLNDPSLELLGKTAVSQAKAGADIIAPSNMMDGFVAAIRFALDEAGFQDVPIMSYAVKYSSAFYGPFREAAESTPQFGDRKSYQMDPANRIEAMREAESDVVEGADFLIVKPGMPYLDIVRDVKNNFNLPVVIYNVSGEYSMVKAAAQNGWIDEKSIVMEMLTGMKRAGSDLIITYHAKDAARWLKEQ
- a CDS encoding uroporphyrinogen-III synthase, which codes for MIAPFSLQNRTVMNPRGKAHSKPFSELVARNGGIPVEIPLIAFQPVAASEKLVHALAGLHNYDWIIFTSNVTVETFFSFFEKNRPSLPKIAVIGDQTKASLEERGEQVEFTPEEYVAEGFVEEFLPYVKAGDKILIPKGNLARDYISKSLKEKGAIVEELIIYETYLPGESRDKLVQMLSDERLDILTFTSPSTINHFMGIVEEHNLRGKLERCLIACIGPVSKRKAEQWGLTVHAMPEKYTVEEMLKSVAEYIQIGG